One Cohnella candidum genomic region harbors:
- a CDS encoding efflux RND transporter permease subunit — MELPQGSPLTAVDAEVRKVENVLQGDSQVDSYSSTFGSSFTPQADDVFDQGGGYIQQPNVANLSVSLKNKKDVNAFINRMQPAMSSLSQKASITVSNQNIAGDDSQIKIMLTGADSTTLENAAQLVRSKLAGIDGLSVAGKTDLTNGIPKYAVTIDRKKVLDAGVEPADINKILARYMAKGKDFEVPASHGVIPVDVYLDSVQSGAGGSQTLPVYAPDDVLKSLAGATVTGTGGAAYRFDQLASIRKSSAESTIQERDGEPFAVVTSQIVSSDVSNVSKKVNDTLKGISLPDGVSYSMGGITQQVTEMIVEMAVAIIVSILLVLLITGFVFKGWRAPFAVLASIPLALSGIVLALYAIQGQWNLAALIGVLMLTGIVVTNGIVLIDKIERNRKEGLGLRDAVLQGSLSRVRPIFMTAGTTILTLLPLALSHSADTVISQVLGIVVIGGMITSTLNSFVVIPILYEWMQRKQAKTEIHLSA, encoded by the coding sequence GTGGAATTGCCTCAAGGCAGTCCGCTCACGGCCGTCGACGCGGAAGTCAGGAAAGTGGAAAACGTTCTTCAAGGCGACAGCCAAGTCGATTCCTACTCCTCGACATTCGGTTCTTCGTTTACGCCGCAGGCGGACGACGTGTTCGACCAAGGCGGAGGGTATATTCAACAACCGAACGTCGCCAATCTGTCGGTATCGCTGAAAAACAAAAAAGACGTCAATGCGTTCATTAACCGCATGCAGCCCGCCATGTCGTCTTTATCGCAAAAGGCATCGATTACCGTCTCCAACCAGAATATCGCCGGCGACGATTCCCAGATCAAAATCATGCTGACCGGGGCGGACTCCACTACGTTGGAGAACGCCGCTCAACTGGTGCGAAGCAAATTGGCAGGCATCGATGGGCTTAGCGTAGCCGGGAAAACGGATTTGACCAATGGGATTCCCAAATACGCCGTTACCATCGACCGGAAGAAGGTGCTGGATGCCGGCGTCGAACCTGCCGATATCAATAAAATTCTCGCGCGGTATATGGCCAAAGGAAAAGATTTCGAAGTTCCTGCTTCCCATGGCGTGATCCCGGTGGACGTCTATCTGGACAGCGTTCAAAGCGGCGCCGGCGGCAGCCAAACGCTGCCGGTGTATGCCCCTGACGACGTGCTGAAATCGTTGGCCGGGGCAACCGTAACGGGTACTGGCGGAGCCGCATACCGATTCGACCAGTTGGCTTCGATCCGGAAAAGCAGCGCCGAATCCACGATTCAGGAACGGGACGGCGAGCCTTTCGCCGTCGTGACGTCGCAAATCGTATCGAGCGATGTGAGTAACGTCTCCAAGAAGGTGAATGATACCTTAAAAGGGATTTCGCTGCCCGATGGCGTCAGCTATTCGATGGGGGGCATTACGCAGCAGGTCACGGAAATGATCGTCGAAATGGCGGTTGCCATCATCGTCTCCATTCTTCTCGTGCTGCTGATCACCGGCTTCGTGTTCAAAGGCTGGAGAGCGCCGTTCGCCGTGCTGGCCAGCATCCCGCTCGCGTTATCGGGCATCGTGCTGGCGCTGTACGCCATTCAAGGGCAATGGAATCTGGCTGCACTGATCGGAGTCTTGATGTTGACGGGGATCGTGGTCACCAACGGAATCGTGTTGATCGACAAAATCGAACGCAACCGTAAGGAGGGTCTTGGCCTGCGGGACGCCGTCCTGCAAGGAAGCCTGTCCCGGGTGAGACCGATCTTCATGACGGCCGGCACGACGATTCTCACTTTGCTGCCGCTTGCCTTGTCCCACAGTGCGGATACGGTCATTTCGCAGGTGCTCGGCATCGTCGTCATCGGCGGCATGATCACCTCGACTCTGAACAGCTTCGTCGTCATCCCGATTCTTTACGAATGGATGCAGCGCAAGCAGGCGAAAACGGAAATTCATTTGTCGGCATAA
- a CDS encoding anti-sigma factor family protein — translation MVHPIDELSAYLDDELNTENRLLVERHLALCPSCASMLEELAETKTAMAGWSGAIELPPDLEINVLRAVERESGYRSWIGSWSFIAVAGILSMAAFWFFFGGIALKVFSVAYKMLAAFAYLFSNMVTVAPSVYGVVLTAILLLLAISAVSLRRMLRSSLQ, via the coding sequence ATGGTGCATCCGATCGATGAGTTGTCGGCGTACCTTGATGATGAATTGAATACGGAAAATCGGCTGCTCGTCGAACGTCATTTAGCGTTATGCCCTTCCTGTGCCTCGATGCTGGAGGAACTTGCCGAGACGAAAACGGCCATGGCGGGATGGTCTGGCGCGATCGAACTTCCTCCTGATTTGGAGATTAACGTGCTGCGCGCGGTCGAACGAGAATCCGGTTACCGGTCCTGGATCGGTTCGTGGTCATTCATCGCGGTTGCGGGAATTCTCAGCATGGCGGCGTTCTGGTTCTTCTTCGGCGGAATTGCTTTGAAAGTATTTTCGGTCGCCTACAAAATGTTGGCGGCGTTTGCCTATTTGTTCTCCAACATGGTCACCGTGGCTCCGTCCGTCTATGGCGTGGTGTTAACGGCCATTTTGCTGCTGCTCGCGATATCCGCCGTCTCTTTACGCCGCATGCTGCGATCCAGTTTACAGTAA
- a CDS encoding DinB family protein, with amino-acid sequence MEHFLFKQLESVRKQTLKAAEGVTEDMADRIPEGFRNSIRWNLGHIYSVLERFAFQYIGLPLHMPEGFKERFESGTSPLTSTAEGPAPTLSELEALLRDQHRRIREALEHRMQEEITPPYTTSAGFTLSTTEQFLTFNLYHEGMHVSVIKLYKKLLNA; translated from the coding sequence ATGGAGCATTTTTTGTTCAAGCAGTTGGAGTCCGTGCGCAAGCAGACGCTAAAGGCGGCGGAGGGGGTAACCGAAGATATGGCAGATCGGATTCCCGAAGGCTTCCGGAATTCGATCCGCTGGAATTTGGGGCACATCTATTCGGTTCTGGAGCGGTTCGCCTTTCAGTACATCGGGCTTCCGCTTCATATGCCCGAAGGCTTCAAAGAGCGGTTCGAATCCGGTACGTCTCCGCTGACTTCCACGGCGGAAGGCCCCGCTCCGACGCTGTCCGAACTGGAGGCGTTGCTGCGGGATCAGCATCGGCGAATCCGCGAGGCACTGGAGCATCGGATGCAGGAGGAAATCACGCCTCCGTACACGACGTCCGCAGGCTTCACATTGTCGACAACCGAACAGTTCTTGACCTTCAATCTGTATCATGAAGGCATGCACGTGAGCGTGATCAAGCTGTACAAGAAACTGTTGAACGCATAA
- a CDS encoding sigma-70 family RNA polymerase sigma factor → MDEELRRFVHAARTGSKEAFAELVRRFKGNVYRHAYGMLGSRSEAEDAAQEAFIKAYYSISRLDADFAFSSWMMRIVTNICLDRLKKRTDEWPVAEESRLSAAAARDEMSDTRMAIQEAMRQLSPEHRQVLLLHDMQGYRYEEISELLDIPLGTVKSRLNAARLALRKEWKKGEA, encoded by the coding sequence GTGGACGAGGAACTACGCCGTTTCGTTCACGCTGCGAGAACAGGCAGCAAAGAAGCGTTCGCCGAGCTGGTCCGGCGATTCAAGGGGAACGTTTACCGGCATGCTTACGGCATGCTGGGCAGCCGCTCGGAAGCGGAAGATGCGGCTCAGGAGGCTTTCATCAAAGCCTATTATTCGATTTCCCGTTTGGACGCGGACTTTGCCTTCTCCTCGTGGATGATGCGAATCGTAACGAATATTTGCTTGGATCGTTTGAAAAAACGGACCGACGAGTGGCCGGTGGCAGAGGAAAGCAGGCTTTCGGCCGCGGCGGCGCGGGATGAGATGTCGGATACGCGAATGGCGATTCAAGAGGCGATGCGGCAATTGAGTCCGGAACATCGCCAAGTCCTGTTGCTGCACGACATGCAAGGGTACCGCTACGAGGAAATCTCCGAGCTGCTCGACATCCCGCTCGGAACGGTGAAATCCCGCTTGAATGCCGCACGGCTCGCGCTCAGAAAAGAATGGAAAAAAGGTGAAGCTTAA
- a CDS encoding ABC transporter substrate-binding protein, giving the protein MQTATAERYLDMYHRFVGGSAIGSPVEVTLEELADTLYCTTRNVKLVLRKMEEDGWIDWLPGRGRGNRSRLVFRSDRDTLLLDIAQKMAQRGDYKQAFELIHSHGEGTSVKERFSEWLDLHFGYRTETPDGKREVDTLRLPVHTPILTLDPAEVYNAFDAHMLRQIFDRLVQYDPTTNRVLPMLAHTWECNADATVWQFHLRKGVRFHHGRELTADDVIFTIERLRFGKSHSWMLRTLVKLEIVDTRTIRFELSKPNRIFHRFMSSAAVSILPRDLVLQDEERFWKCPVGSGPFMATEWTEDRFVMAAHTGYFMGRAHLDGVVIAFMPDSQGDCSRRSWEKLVWDHELPDSKAEEDWQTVETLCKGCTMLTWNLVKEGPQRSPQFRKAVDLLIDRNAMIRELGGDRMYPAQGFRPDDSTPIRRDSTDFNRALELLREIEYDGTPVTLLARGVHAEDAEWISKRCAEHGIRIQVLSIPKKKAEVFDYSEVDGIIYGLVFAEDDVCEIETYEQVGSYLKEHLDPDMRRWARDQVDLALAAPSTEARRVHLASIETRLREEAHVMFLTHKKVNTSYQPGIKGVTMSPFGWIDFKTVWVQSSK; this is encoded by the coding sequence ATGCAGACGGCAACGGCTGAACGCTATTTGGATATGTACCATCGATTCGTCGGCGGGTCGGCAATCGGCTCGCCCGTAGAGGTCACGCTGGAGGAGCTGGCGGACACTCTCTATTGCACGACGCGGAACGTGAAGCTCGTGCTTCGCAAGATGGAGGAAGACGGCTGGATCGACTGGCTTCCGGGAAGGGGGCGGGGCAATCGGTCGCGCTTGGTTTTCCGATCGGACAGGGACACGCTCTTGCTCGATATCGCCCAAAAAATGGCCCAGCGCGGGGACTACAAGCAGGCGTTCGAGCTGATTCATTCGCATGGGGAAGGAACCTCGGTGAAAGAGCGGTTCTCGGAATGGCTCGACCTGCATTTCGGCTATCGGACGGAAACCCCCGACGGCAAACGGGAAGTGGATACGCTTCGCCTGCCGGTGCATACGCCGATCCTTACGCTGGATCCCGCGGAAGTGTATAACGCGTTCGACGCCCACATGCTCAGGCAGATTTTCGACCGGCTGGTACAGTACGATCCCACGACGAACCGGGTGCTTCCGATGCTGGCGCACACCTGGGAATGCAACGCCGACGCGACGGTATGGCAATTCCACCTGCGCAAAGGAGTCCGTTTCCACCACGGACGCGAGTTGACGGCGGATGACGTCATTTTCACGATCGAGCGCCTGCGCTTCGGCAAGAGCCACAGCTGGATGCTGCGTACGCTGGTGAAGCTGGAGATCGTGGATACGCGGACGATTCGCTTCGAGCTCAGCAAGCCGAACCGGATTTTCCACCGCTTCATGAGCTCGGCTGCGGTTTCGATTTTGCCCCGGGATCTGGTGCTGCAGGATGAAGAGCGTTTCTGGAAATGCCCGGTGGGAAGCGGTCCGTTCATGGCGACGGAATGGACGGAGGACCGCTTCGTGATGGCCGCCCATACCGGCTATTTCATGGGAAGGGCGCATCTGGACGGCGTCGTGATCGCGTTCATGCCGGACTCCCAAGGGGATTGCTCGCGGAGAAGTTGGGAGAAGCTGGTGTGGGACCATGAGCTGCCGGATTCGAAGGCGGAAGAAGATTGGCAAACGGTTGAGACCCTGTGCAAAGGTTGTACGATGCTGACCTGGAACCTGGTCAAGGAGGGCCCGCAGCGCTCGCCGCAATTCCGCAAAGCGGTCGACCTGTTGATCGACCGGAACGCGATGATCCGCGAGCTCGGCGGCGACCGGATGTATCCCGCGCAGGGCTTCCGGCCCGACGACTCAACGCCGATTAGGCGGGACAGCACGGACTTTAATCGCGCGCTGGAGCTCCTTCGGGAAATCGAGTATGACGGCACGCCGGTTACGCTGCTCGCGCGCGGCGTTCATGCGGAAGACGCGGAGTGGATCAGCAAGCGCTGCGCGGAACATGGGATCCGGATCCAAGTGCTGTCCATCCCGAAGAAGAAGGCCGAAGTGTTCGATTACTCTGAAGTGGATGGCATTATCTACGGGCTCGTTTTCGCCGAGGATGACGTCTGCGAGATCGAAACCTACGAGCAGGTCGGCAGCTATTTGAAGGAACATCTCGATCCGGATATGCGCAGGTGGGCAAGGGATCAAGTCGACTTGGCGCTTGCCGCTCCGAGCACGGAAGCGCGCAGGGTGCACCTCGCGAGCATCGAGACGCGATTAAGGGAAGAAGCGCACGTGATGTTCCTCACGCACAAGAAGGTGAACACGTCGTACCAGCCAGGCATCAAGGGCGTCACGATGAGCCCGTTCGGATGGATCGATTTCAAAACCGTTTGGGTGCAAAGCTCGAAATAA
- a CDS encoding LLM class flavin-dependent oxidoreductase — MGEGELKLGVLDLVPVYGGRDDAIALEQAALLARRAEELGYSRYWVAEHHDMPQLACPSPEVLLAHIGARTERIRIGSGAVLLPHYSPLKVAESFRMLATMYPDRVDLGLGRAPGGNAHVSMALSGNFLEQVSRVPEKVDAVVRLLQDSYTYEGEPVGARPRPTVPPEVWMLGTNRRSAEYAARFGLGYAFGRFMSETGGEETLRAYRESFVPSALCPNPRTIVAVGVICADTDEEAAKLASSAGALFRQQAEGESERVPSDRLLVGTAESVKARLLAMSEAYETDEFMLVTMIPDYGERLRSYERIAGAFPLR, encoded by the coding sequence ATGGGCGAAGGCGAATTGAAGCTCGGGGTGCTGGACCTCGTTCCCGTCTACGGCGGGCGGGACGACGCAATCGCGCTCGAGCAGGCGGCCTTGCTGGCCCGGAGGGCGGAAGAGCTCGGCTATTCGAGATACTGGGTTGCCGAGCACCATGATATGCCGCAGCTGGCTTGCCCGTCGCCGGAAGTGCTGCTCGCCCATATCGGCGCGCGGACGGAGCGGATTCGCATCGGTTCCGGCGCGGTGCTGCTTCCGCACTACAGCCCTTTGAAGGTGGCGGAATCGTTTCGGATGCTGGCGACGATGTATCCAGACCGCGTCGATCTCGGTCTCGGCCGAGCGCCGGGCGGCAATGCCCATGTCAGCATGGCGCTGAGCGGGAACTTCCTGGAGCAAGTGTCGCGGGTGCCCGAGAAGGTGGACGCGGTCGTCAGGCTGCTGCAGGATAGCTACACGTATGAAGGCGAGCCGGTCGGCGCCAGGCCGAGACCCACGGTGCCGCCGGAGGTATGGATGCTCGGCACGAACAGGAGAAGCGCGGAGTATGCCGCCCGCTTCGGGCTTGGATACGCGTTCGGCCGGTTCATGAGCGAAACGGGCGGGGAGGAAACGCTGCGCGCGTACCGCGAGTCGTTCGTTCCTTCGGCGTTGTGCCCGAACCCGAGAACGATCGTCGCCGTCGGCGTGATTTGCGCGGATACGGATGAGGAAGCGGCGAAGCTGGCGTCATCTGCGGGCGCGCTTTTCCGGCAGCAAGCCGAGGGGGAGAGCGAACGGGTGCCGTCAGACCGGCTGCTCGTCGGCACGGCAGAGTCGGTTAAAGCCCGCCTGCTGGCGATGTCGGAAGCATATGAGACGGATGAGTTTATGCTCGTGACGATGATCCCGGATTACGGCGAGCGGTTACGTTCGTACGAGAGGATCGCCGGCGCGTTTCCATTACGTTAA
- a CDS encoding efflux RND transporter permease subunit: protein MNKILQAVMQRGMILLICMLLIVAWGAYAAIEMQRDYLPGINNTTLMVSLRASSLQADQIKRDIKSPLEDAIRRTDGISNIETTSYDGGLLMNLYYPMNYDMVKAENQIKQALNEADLPDGTNRPAVSRLTNSTFPILSYSLTSGNAKIDDIALQSTVQAAIAKQLKSVPGVSDVQTVGGAKNGYVVSLRTQDLARNNMTVDDFNKSIAADIPSLQGSIANEKASFPVRVEGWDLSEEQLRSLPIKNKDGISVPLSAVADISRSLNDVKTISRTNGKASVLLNVIKTPSANITTVAAQVKERVSRIAEVKNGDVNMNLTLDRGRDLNASLLGLLREGILGCVFSMLCVLLFFRHVRSTLLIAVSLPISLLATTAILKSMGITLNILTISGLIVAMGRIVDDAIVILDNMHRRMQERDGKPIIGVLASAAVEMLPAIFASTATTIAVYAPIAMVGGIIGASYSGFAWSVVIALVISFLVAMLVIPALAFMGWKAPKSKAVTLEPVMKPLLTASLKHKKTVAGISFVVFAVAVFFATQLPF, encoded by the coding sequence ATGAACAAAATCCTGCAAGCCGTCATGCAGCGGGGCATGATCCTGCTGATTTGTATGCTTCTCATCGTCGCGTGGGGAGCGTATGCCGCAATCGAAATGCAAAGGGACTATCTCCCCGGCATCAACAACACGACTTTGATGGTATCCTTGCGCGCTTCTTCCCTGCAAGCCGATCAAATCAAGCGGGATATCAAGTCGCCGCTCGAGGACGCGATCCGCAGAACGGACGGCATCTCCAACATCGAGACGACGTCCTACGACGGCGGGCTTCTGATGAATCTGTATTACCCGATGAACTACGACATGGTCAAAGCGGAAAATCAAATCAAGCAAGCCCTGAACGAGGCGGATTTGCCGGACGGAACGAACCGGCCCGCGGTATCCCGCCTGACCAACAGCACGTTTCCCATTTTGAGCTACAGCCTGACTTCCGGGAACGCGAAAATCGACGACATCGCCCTTCAATCCACCGTGCAGGCGGCCATCGCGAAACAGCTTAAATCCGTACCGGGCGTTTCCGACGTGCAGACGGTAGGCGGGGCGAAGAACGGGTACGTCGTGAGCTTGCGTACCCAGGATCTTGCCCGAAACAACATGACCGTCGACGATTTCAACAAGTCGATCGCCGCCGATATTCCGAGTCTTCAGGGTTCGATCGCGAACGAGAAAGCCTCTTTCCCGGTTCGAGTCGAAGGCTGGGATCTGAGCGAAGAGCAGTTGCGCAGCCTGCCCATTAAAAACAAAGACGGAATCAGCGTTCCGTTGTCGGCGGTCGCCGATATTTCCCGATCGCTGAACGACGTCAAAACGATTTCCCGTACGAACGGAAAAGCGAGCGTCTTGCTAAACGTCATCAAAACGCCTTCCGCCAATATTACGACCGTGGCGGCTCAGGTCAAAGAGAGGGTAAGCCGAATCGCGGAGGTCAAAAACGGCGACGTGAACATGAATCTTACGCTTGACCGGGGCCGAGACTTGAATGCTTCCTTGCTGGGCCTGCTGCGCGAGGGGATTCTCGGGTGCGTGTTCTCCATGCTCTGCGTGCTGCTCTTCTTCCGGCATGTCCGTTCGACGCTTCTGATCGCGGTTTCGCTGCCGATTTCTCTTCTCGCCACAACGGCGATTCTGAAATCGATGGGCATTACTTTGAACATCCTGACGATCTCCGGACTGATCGTCGCCATGGGCCGTATCGTGGATGACGCAATCGTTATCCTGGATAATATGCATCGGCGAATGCAAGAGCGCGATGGAAAGCCGATTATCGGCGTCCTTGCCTCCGCAGCCGTAGAAATGCTCCCGGCGATCTTCGCATCCACGGCTACGACCATCGCCGTATACGCTCCGATCGCGATGGTGGGCGGGATTATCGGCGCGTCCTATTCCGGTTTCGCCTGGTCGGTGGTCATTGCGCTCGTCATTTCGTTCCTGGTCGCCATGCTCGTCATCCCGGCACTCGCCTTCATGGGATGGAAGGCGCCCAAGTCCAAAGCCGTGACCCTCGAGCCGGTCATGAAACCTTTGCTGACCGCATCGTTGAAGCATAAGAAAACCGTTGCCGGGATCTCGTTCGTCGTATTCGCCGTTGCCGTCTTTTTCGCGACCCAGCTTCCCTTTTAA
- a CDS encoding GNAT family N-acetyltransferase: protein METDISWTYRPMQLEDVPNLLDWYNDPDLHVTANAKPFQSYTLKELTDYWKDKLGRPKYRYYAILSGNKLIGRVGLKPIRGTASVEYSVMIGESVLHSRGLGTEITRKMIEETFEDPLIESVYLTVREDNKRAIRCYEKCGFRYLGSFVENGVTMLEMSVTRMDVPWAKAN, encoded by the coding sequence ATGGAGACAGACATCTCTTGGACTTATCGACCGATGCAATTGGAAGACGTGCCGAATCTCCTCGATTGGTACAATGATCCCGATTTGCATGTGACCGCGAACGCGAAGCCGTTCCAGTCTTATACGCTCAAGGAATTGACGGACTACTGGAAGGACAAGCTGGGCCGGCCGAAGTATCGGTATTACGCCATACTGTCAGGGAATAAGCTGATCGGCAGGGTTGGGCTGAAGCCGATTCGCGGAACGGCGTCCGTCGAATATTCCGTGATGATCGGCGAATCCGTGCTGCATTCGCGGGGACTGGGCACGGAGATTACGCGGAAGATGATCGAGGAAACGTTCGAAGATCCTCTTATCGAATCCGTCTATTTGACGGTGAGAGAGGACAACAAACGGGCGATCCGCTGCTACGAGAAGTGCGGCTTTCGCTACTTGGGCTCTTTCGTCGAAAACGGCGTGACGATGCTCGAAATGAGCGTGACCAGAATGGACGTGCCATGGGCGAAGGCGAATTGA
- a CDS encoding VTT domain-containing protein — MSFFTQYFTHLLEQYGYWVLFFALLLELIALPLPGEFIMTYAGLIVYQGQLNWVLSIAVAGIGACIGMSISYWIGYRLGTPFFEKYGRRIHFGPDKLEHVSRWYERYGNKLLLVAYFIPGVRHMTGLFSGVTRLPFRKYAAFAYPGALLWVSLFISLGRLLGPKWEAYHHTINRYMVLSGILMTVIYLCVYVYRKKKEALKGLIVKSLEKGHERFQSMGKVKFIVVAAFAVLVLFTSLLIGLIQDFLAHEFAMFDEVTVFILHQIFDPRWTPAMNDAVILGTYRFFLPVFAVTGIWIVLRGKDRVLELTVLAVVLIAGEGLNHALRYWFHRVGPQGGLEGLTFPSEPTMLAITIYGFAAYLLFRHYGNYFVRSLAFIAVIAVCLAVGIGLVYLQEQYPSDIAAGYVFGGAWLSMSVILLEIMRTIRGFKRD; from the coding sequence ATGAGCTTCTTCACGCAATATTTTACCCATCTGCTCGAACAGTACGGATACTGGGTTCTCTTCTTCGCCCTTCTGCTGGAGTTGATCGCATTGCCGCTCCCGGGCGAATTCATCATGACCTACGCCGGCCTCATCGTGTACCAGGGCCAACTGAACTGGGTGCTGAGTATCGCGGTGGCCGGCATCGGGGCATGCATCGGGATGTCGATCTCCTATTGGATCGGATACCGGCTCGGCACGCCGTTTTTCGAAAAGTACGGCCGCCGAATTCATTTCGGCCCGGATAAGCTTGAGCATGTATCCCGTTGGTATGAGCGATATGGGAATAAATTGCTGCTGGTTGCCTATTTCATTCCCGGCGTGCGCCATATGACGGGATTGTTCTCCGGCGTCACGAGGCTTCCCTTTCGAAAATATGCGGCATTCGCTTACCCCGGCGCACTGTTATGGGTAAGCTTGTTCATTTCCCTCGGCAGGCTGCTCGGGCCGAAGTGGGAGGCCTACCATCATACGATCAACCGGTACATGGTCTTGTCGGGGATCTTGATGACGGTGATTTACCTCTGCGTGTACGTTTACCGGAAGAAGAAAGAAGCCTTGAAAGGGTTGATCGTGAAATCCTTAGAGAAAGGACATGAGCGTTTCCAATCGATGGGCAAAGTCAAGTTCATCGTTGTGGCTGCGTTCGCCGTTCTGGTCCTTTTCACCTCGCTGCTGATCGGTTTGATCCAGGATTTTCTCGCGCACGAATTCGCTATGTTCGATGAGGTAACGGTGTTTATCCTTCATCAGATATTCGACCCGAGATGGACGCCTGCCATGAACGACGCCGTCATTCTGGGGACCTACCGATTCTTCCTGCCGGTCTTTGCCGTAACGGGCATCTGGATTGTGCTGAGAGGGAAAGACAGGGTGCTGGAACTTACGGTTTTGGCGGTCGTCTTGATCGCCGGCGAGGGTTTGAACCATGCGCTGCGGTATTGGTTTCATCGCGTCGGTCCTCAAGGCGGACTGGAAGGATTGACCTTTCCGAGCGAGCCGACTATGCTTGCTATAACGATTTACGGATTCGCGGCTTATTTGCTTTTTCGGCATTACGGGAATTATTTCGTGCGATCCTTGGCCTTTATTGCCGTCATCGCCGTCTGTTTGGCTGTCGGCATCGGCCTCGTTTACCTGCAGGAACAGTATCCGAGCGACATTGCCGCCGGTTATGTTTTCGGGGGCGCGTGGCTGAGCATGAGTGTGATTTTGCTCGAAATCATGCGCACCATCCGTGGATTCAAGAGGGACTGA
- a CDS encoding DoxX family protein yields the protein MNVLAIVLEALLGLAFVMAGIMKIAGVQMHVDNFNRWKLPQWFRPITGIVELAGGAAMLAGIWVKGLPALAGILLGITMLVGVLVHVRIRDTAKNTVPAVVLLILAVVVLLIQGPDLDQLFG from the coding sequence ATGAACGTATTGGCCATCGTTTTGGAAGCGCTGTTAGGACTCGCGTTCGTCATGGCGGGAATCATGAAGATCGCCGGGGTGCAAATGCATGTCGACAACTTCAATCGTTGGAAGCTGCCCCAATGGTTCCGCCCGATCACCGGGATCGTGGAACTGGCCGGAGGCGCGGCGATGCTGGCGGGCATTTGGGTGAAGGGCTTACCGGCGCTGGCGGGCATCCTGCTGGGCATCACGATGCTGGTTGGCGTACTGGTCCATGTGCGAATCCGGGATACCGCGAAAAATACGGTTCCGGCCGTCGTTTTGTTGATCCTCGCCGTCGTGGTCCTGCTGATTCAAGGGCCCGACTTGGATCAGTTGTTCGGTTGA